The Microcoleus sp. bin38.metabat.b11b12b14.051 genome contains a region encoding:
- a CDS encoding DUF6464 family protein encodes MVLTALLIIFIGLAPWLLSLWVMRSASGQARNRIAAAGIAVANRPLRTQLQTGDRTYVEGLGYPIGDITCEYNARSNYIRCAVNPSGPCLDCRYYQPRALDVCGKKI; translated from the coding sequence ATGGTGCTAACAGCTCTCCTGATTATTTTCATAGGTTTAGCTCCCTGGCTGCTGTCTTTGTGGGTGATGCGCTCGGCAAGCGGCCAAGCCCGCAACAGAATTGCAGCGGCCGGGATTGCGGTAGCAAATAGACCCCTGCGAACTCAACTACAAACGGGCGATCGCACCTACGTAGAAGGTCTCGGCTATCCGATCGGCGATATCACTTGCGAGTATAACGCCCGCTCTAATTACATTCGCTGCGCCGTCAATCCTTCTGGGCCCTGTCTTGATTGTCGCTACTACCAACCCCGAGCTCTTGACGTTTGCGGTAAAAAGATATAG
- the ppsA gene encoding phosphoenolpyruvate synthase: protein MLEKIEFHPKEVLIPKEKALVLWFNEVGIADIPLVGGKNASLGEMIQQLTPKGVSVPNGFATTARAYRYFIESAGLEAKLREIFADLDVENLQNLGQKGKQARALILDTPFPPEVQAAIAQAYDRLCDRYGDSTDVAVRSSATAEDLPDASFAGQQETYLNVHGCTSVLQCCHKCFASIFTDRAISYRQQRGFDHLEVALSVGVQKMVRSDLASSGVMFSIDTETGFKNAALISAAYGLGENIVQGAVNPDEYLVFKPTLKQGFRPIIDKRLGTKSIKMVYDIGGSKYTKNVSVSPAERGKYALNDDEILQLAEWAVLIEEHYSQVRDTYTPMDIEWAKDGNTGELFIVQARPETVQSQKSATVLRNYKLQGSSAILAIGRAVGEAIGQGKAHVILDIHKIAQFEAGEVLVTNKTDPDWEPIMKKASAIVTNSGGRTCHAAIIAREMGIPAIVGTGDGTQVLQNNQEITVSCSEGDEGKVYAGLVPFEIQESAIDNLPRTRTQILMNVGNPEEAFGLSAIPCDGVGLARLEFIIANHIKAHPLALIHFDELTDESVKRQITKLTALYEHKPDFFTDKLACGIATIAAAFYPNPVIVRMSDFKSNEYANLLGGRQFEPKEENPMLGWRGAARYYDPNYREAYALECLALKRVRDEMGLTNVIPMIPFCRTPEEGRKVLAEMAKHGLVKGENGLQVYVMCELPSNVIFADEFAQVFDGFSIGSNDLTQLTLGLDRDSALVAHIFDERNEAVKRMVEIAIKAAKKYDRKIGICGQAPSDYPEFARFLVELGIDSISLNPDSVLKTLLDVAKVEASSAVMDLAALVAKV, encoded by the coding sequence ATGCTTGAAAAAATAGAGTTTCACCCAAAAGAAGTCTTAATTCCCAAAGAAAAAGCCTTAGTATTGTGGTTTAACGAAGTAGGCATCGCGGACATCCCGTTAGTAGGCGGAAAAAATGCTTCATTGGGCGAAATGATTCAACAGTTAACACCCAAAGGAGTCAGCGTCCCCAACGGATTTGCAACTACAGCACGTGCTTACCGCTACTTCATCGAGTCGGCGGGTTTAGAAGCAAAATTGCGCGAAATTTTTGCCGACTTAGACGTAGAAAACCTGCAAAACCTGGGACAAAAAGGCAAACAAGCACGGGCGTTGATTCTCGATACACCGTTTCCGCCAGAAGTGCAAGCGGCGATCGCCCAGGCTTACGATCGACTGTGCGATCGCTACGGGGACAGCACCGACGTAGCAGTACGTTCCTCCGCCACCGCCGAAGACTTACCAGATGCCAGTTTCGCCGGACAGCAAGAAACCTACCTCAACGTCCACGGCTGCACCAGCGTCCTCCAATGCTGCCACAAATGCTTCGCCTCTATCTTCACCGACAGAGCAATTTCTTACCGCCAACAGCGAGGTTTCGACCACTTGGAAGTCGCCTTATCCGTCGGCGTGCAAAAAATGGTGCGATCGGACTTAGCATCCTCCGGCGTCATGTTCAGCATCGACACCGAAACCGGTTTCAAAAATGCCGCCTTAATCAGCGCCGCCTACGGATTAGGAGAAAACATCGTTCAAGGAGCAGTAAACCCCGACGAATACTTAGTTTTTAAACCCACATTAAAACAAGGTTTTCGCCCAATCATCGACAAACGCCTCGGCACCAAAAGCATTAAAATGGTGTACGACATTGGCGGTTCCAAATACACCAAAAACGTCTCGGTATCCCCAGCAGAACGCGGCAAATACGCCCTTAACGATGACGAAATTCTGCAACTAGCAGAGTGGGCCGTACTGATAGAAGAACACTACTCCCAAGTGCGCGACACCTACACGCCGATGGACATTGAGTGGGCAAAAGACGGCAATACCGGCGAACTATTCATCGTCCAAGCGCGACCCGAAACAGTACAATCTCAAAAATCTGCTACAGTTTTGCGGAACTACAAATTGCAAGGTTCCAGCGCAATTTTGGCAATAGGGCGTGCCGTTGGCGAAGCCATCGGACAAGGTAAAGCCCATGTAATTTTAGACATTCATAAAATTGCCCAATTTGAAGCAGGAGAAGTTTTAGTTACCAACAAAACTGACCCGGATTGGGAACCGATCATGAAAAAAGCCAGCGCCATTGTCACAAATTCCGGCGGCCGCACTTGCCATGCTGCGATCATTGCTCGCGAAATGGGCATCCCCGCCATTGTCGGCACCGGCGACGGTACCCAAGTCTTGCAAAACAATCAAGAAATCACTGTTTCTTGTTCCGAAGGAGACGAGGGCAAAGTTTATGCCGGTTTAGTTCCCTTTGAAATTCAAGAAAGTGCGATCGACAATTTGCCCCGCACCCGCACTCAAATCTTAATGAACGTCGGCAACCCCGAAGAAGCTTTTGGTTTATCAGCAATTCCTTGCGACGGCGTAGGCTTAGCGCGGCTGGAATTCATCATCGCCAACCACATCAAAGCCCACCCCTTAGCACTGATTCACTTTGACGAATTGACCGACGAATCTGTCAAACGCCAAATTACCAAACTCACAGCACTTTACGAACACAAACCAGATTTTTTTACCGACAAATTAGCCTGCGGAATTGCTACCATCGCCGCTGCATTTTATCCTAATCCTGTCATCGTGCGGATGAGCGATTTCAAAAGCAATGAATATGCTAATCTTTTGGGAGGGCGGCAGTTTGAACCGAAGGAAGAAAACCCGATGCTCGGGTGGCGCGGCGCTGCTCGTTATTACGACCCGAATTACCGCGAAGCTTACGCTTTGGAATGCCTTGCATTGAAGCGTGTTCGAGACGAAATGGGCTTGACAAATGTGATTCCGATGATTCCGTTTTGTCGCACCCCGGAGGAAGGCCGCAAAGTGTTGGCCGAGATGGCAAAACACGGTTTAGTTAAGGGCGAAAATGGTTTGCAAGTCTATGTGATGTGCGAATTGCCGAGCAATGTCATATTTGCTGACGAATTCGCCCAAGTGTTTGACGGATTCTCGATCGGCTCCAACGACTTAACTCAGCTAACATTAGGATTAGACCGAGATTCTGCTTTAGTCGCCCACATCTTTGACGAACGCAATGAAGCTGTCAAGCGCATGGTGGAAATTGCCATCAAAGCCGCCAAAAAGTACGATCGCAAGATTGGAATTTGCGGCCAAGCGCCCAGCGATTATCCTGAGTTTGCTCGCTTCTTGGTTGAGTTGGGCATTGATTCGATTAGTTTGAATCCCGATTCGGTTTTGAAGACTTTGTTGGATGTTGCTAAGGTGGAGGCTTCCAGTGCGGTGATGGATTTAGCAGCCCTGGTTGCTAAGGTTTAA
- a CDS encoding PAS domain S-box protein: protein MTSVLRSTAKRNGFKVLLVEDNQAEADLIEELLLETNVSRQSSQRLSVSCTDRLSKAQQLLVGEHFDVILLDLSLPDSQDLSTIVKMQEYSLNTPIVVLTAHNDEQLAVQSIQAGAQDYLVKRKIDSEVLMRSLRYAVERQHNQQALQKSEQKYRSVVENSLVGIAIIAPPNLPSEPEKCQWLEVNDALCNLLGYERQELLHGNWERWGIPEDSLASLEQLNKILVGESEGYVLDKRWRKKDGKIVYTRVSMRCIRGRDGSIDRMVKVILDVSDRYRYEADLKASEEFLNHTINATPDPIFVKDEQHRWVVLNDAFCELMEKGRSELIGMSGYGFLPAAQADLFREQDEQVFAKSIPQETEEIFTDSSARKRIISTKKSIFNKADGTRMLVGTMRDVTEYKRQQMALQESEARFQIMTDNVPGMIYQYRLSVDGQTSFTYVSSGSWQLYNLHPKEIEEDAGLAFATVHPDDISDLQRSIATSATTQQAWQHLWRQVMPERVKWLQGAAKPSKQANGDIVWDGLVMDVTELKQTQQERDRFFNISLDLLCIAGFDGYFKRLNPAWSNLLGYSRAQLMAKPFLYFLHPEDGAITLARLEELKNGNPVINLENRYLCQDGTYKWLSWTVSPFAEEGLIYAVARDITSSKQAEAELRKSEATNRALLNAIPDMIFRCRADGTFVYFKPAKDLDTLVPDNIFIGKKAQDILPAAFAEKIWSGNQKAIDTGEIQVVEYQLPVKDALCDFEARFVFSTDDEIIAIVRDITNRKRFESKLQLQAAAMAAASEGIGIVNPSGEVIYANAAKLKIYGYSSLEEMLGKSWKIFYEGSELQRIEREIMPVLARQGYCSTEALGCRRDGSKFPQEVSLTMLPDGEIICLVRDIAAKKKAEAELQDSKRFGDRIAEASPNILYVDDLIEQKNIYANASIYQIIGYTVEEIQAMGPWMMSTLMHPEDALKMPDYLQQVATGIEGDIFEIEYRVRHRDGSWRWIVSRDTVFAKTADGKLKQILGTGTDITESKQAEDEIKLLLAASQAISQSADFHSALPEILRLLCNAIGWNFGEAWIPAANGTVLEHSKTWYASDRDLDSFGRKSNKIRLAPGLGVPGRIWSTRKIEWVEDVCEVNNSFFARSQIAAAVGLKACFGVPIRANSQVLAVLLFCKRERSIMEPRIVELVKAVATQLGSHIQRKQAEEELRQSEERWQLVLKGNQDGIWDLNLQTNEAFRSARWQEIIGYAEGEIDRSNSEWIDRIHPDDRDRVQATIQDYLDRQAPNYAAEYRLQCKDGSYKWVLARAQAVWDEAGNPLRMVGSMTDISDRKAAELALLRVTQAVESTSDAIAIADLKGRSIYHNQAFIQRYGYTVEELNELRDSAALYVRPKTYKHIYKNIRKGRSWCGEVALRTKSAEAVTALVRADTIKDKNSHSIGLIAVITDITKRKESEALLRHQLKREQLALVMLERIRSSLNLEEILTNAVKEVRQFLQVDRTVIYQFKPDWSGFIAVESVDNNSRSIIGMEIYDPCFGEAYVPLYQDGRIRATEDVYNAGIADCYLSLLAQLEVRASLVVPILQGEKLWGLLIAHHCTAARPWQKIEADCLKQLGVQLAIAIQQSTLFEQAQTEISERKLAEAALQSAVLAAESASRAKSDFLANMSHELRTPLNGIMGYIQLLKSDRNLTPEQQESLHSAHQCCNHLLTLINDVLDLAKIEASKMELSVTEVDLPSLVKGTVDLFQMRSDQKGIRFNYEALSEIPSCVLVDEKRLRQVLMNLVGNAVKFTKSGAVTFKVGYVENFAKNLTATNSINSSLTPPVADRRINLRLNPPAEHQPIAPAATADSTAPNQQQLPIAKIRFQVEDTGIGIGDNKLEEIFLPFHQVGDRHNFVEGTGLGLSISQKLVTMMGSQIRVQSTPGQGSTFWLDLDLPAVAQSSEIRSAPEKRRLVGFSGGQRKVLIVDDHEVNRAMLHRLLSRLGFEIAQATDGEDCLHKAQEFVPDLILMDLLMPVMDGWEATRRLRQLPKLKDAVILALSASVYETTKQESILAGCDDFLTKPIQTNELLELLRLHLRLEWIYEDPAETKKRKPQTPKASSDIAAADSTMVSPASESVLALLRLAAMGDIEAILEETAKLEHSDPTLVPFVHHLRQLAKTFQLKQIRDFLKQHLS, encoded by the coding sequence ATGACATCAGTTTTGAGATCGACCGCAAAGCGAAACGGCTTTAAAGTTCTCTTGGTCGAAGACAATCAAGCCGAAGCCGATCTGATCGAAGAATTATTATTAGAAACAAATGTCAGCAGACAGAGTAGCCAAAGGCTGTCTGTAAGCTGTACAGACCGTCTCAGCAAAGCGCAGCAACTTTTAGTCGGCGAACATTTTGATGTAATTTTACTAGACCTTTCGCTGCCCGACAGCCAAGACTTAAGTACAATTGTCAAAATGCAAGAATACAGCCTGAATACTCCGATCGTGGTACTGACAGCGCACAACGACGAACAACTCGCCGTGCAGTCAATTCAAGCAGGCGCTCAGGATTATCTAGTCAAGCGAAAAATCGACAGCGAAGTGTTAATGCGATCGCTCCGCTACGCAGTCGAGCGGCAGCACAATCAGCAAGCTTTGCAAAAAAGTGAACAAAAATATCGCTCGGTAGTCGAGAATTCCCTAGTCGGAATTGCTATCATTGCTCCTCCAAATCTGCCCTCCGAACCCGAAAAATGCCAGTGGTTGGAAGTTAACGATGCTTTGTGCAATTTGCTCGGATATGAACGCCAAGAACTTTTGCACGGAAATTGGGAGAGGTGGGGCATTCCTGAAGACTCACTAGCCAGTTTAGAGCAGTTAAATAAAATTTTGGTAGGGGAAAGCGAAGGCTATGTTTTAGACAAAAGGTGGCGCAAAAAAGACGGTAAAATAGTTTATACTCGGGTTTCTATGCGCTGTATTCGCGGGCGTGATGGCTCGATCGACCGGATGGTTAAAGTAATTTTGGACGTGAGCGATCGCTACCGCTACGAAGCTGATTTAAAAGCATCAGAAGAGTTTTTGAATCACACGATTAATGCTACTCCTGACCCGATTTTTGTCAAGGACGAGCAACATAGGTGGGTTGTCTTAAACGATGCTTTTTGCGAATTGATGGAAAAAGGGCGTTCGGAACTGATAGGTATGTCGGGATACGGTTTTTTGCCCGCGGCACAAGCTGATTTGTTTCGAGAGCAAGATGAGCAAGTATTTGCCAAAAGCATTCCTCAGGAAACGGAAGAGATTTTTACAGATTCTTCGGCAAGAAAACGGATTATATCTACTAAAAAAAGTATTTTCAACAAAGCCGACGGCACTAGAATGTTGGTCGGAACAATGCGAGATGTAACCGAGTACAAGCGCCAGCAAATGGCGTTGCAGGAAAGCGAAGCTCGATTTCAAATCATGACGGATAATGTGCCGGGAATGATTTATCAATACCGACTTAGTGTAGATGGTCAAACATCTTTTACTTATGTTTCTTCTGGCAGTTGGCAACTCTACAATTTACACCCAAAAGAAATAGAAGAAGATGCTGGCTTGGCTTTTGCAACTGTTCACCCCGACGACATCTCAGACTTGCAGCGATCGATCGCAACTTCAGCGACGACTCAGCAGGCGTGGCAACATCTGTGGCGGCAAGTTATGCCAGAGCGAGTCAAATGGCTGCAAGGCGCCGCTAAACCCTCGAAGCAAGCCAACGGCGATATAGTTTGGGATGGTTTGGTGATGGATGTCACTGAATTAAAACAAACTCAGCAAGAGCGCGATCGCTTTTTTAATATTTCCCTAGATTTACTTTGCATTGCAGGTTTTGACGGCTATTTCAAACGCTTGAACCCCGCTTGGTCAAATTTATTAGGTTACAGCCGAGCCCAACTTATGGCCAAACCTTTTCTATATTTTTTGCATCCCGAAGACGGAGCAATAACTCTAGCTAGATTAGAAGAACTTAAAAATGGCAACCCAGTTATTAACTTAGAAAACCGCTATCTTTGCCAAGATGGTACTTATAAATGGCTGTCGTGGACGGTATCACCATTTGCCGAAGAAGGTTTGATTTATGCAGTTGCCCGCGACATTACATCGAGCAAGCAAGCAGAAGCTGAATTACGCAAGAGCGAAGCCACTAACCGCGCTCTCTTAAACGCGATACCTGACATGATTTTTCGCTGTCGCGCTGACGGCACTTTTGTATACTTTAAACCCGCAAAAGACCTCGACACGCTGGTACCGGACAATATATTTATTGGCAAAAAAGCACAGGACATACTGCCTGCTGCTTTTGCTGAAAAAATTTGGTCTGGCAATCAAAAGGCGATCGATACTGGCGAGATTCAAGTAGTCGAATATCAACTCCCAGTTAAAGATGCACTGTGCGATTTTGAAGCGAGATTTGTCTTCAGCACGGATGACGAAATTATTGCGATCGTCCGCGACATCACTAACCGCAAACGTTTCGAGTCAAAACTCCAGCTACAAGCCGCAGCCATGGCAGCGGCTTCCGAAGGTATTGGTATTGTCAATCCCAGCGGAGAGGTGATTTATGCCAACGCAGCTAAGCTCAAAATCTACGGTTACAGTTCTCTAGAAGAAATGTTGGGCAAAAGTTGGAAAATATTTTATGAAGGTTCAGAACTTCAAAGGATCGAGCGGGAAATTATGCCTGTTTTAGCCCGCCAAGGTTATTGCAGCACTGAGGCATTAGGCTGCCGCCGAGACGGCTCAAAATTCCCTCAAGAAGTGTCGCTGACAATGCTGCCGGATGGCGAAATAATTTGCCTTGTTCGCGATATTGCTGCGAAAAAGAAAGCCGAAGCAGAGTTGCAAGATAGCAAGCGCTTCGGCGATCGCATTGCTGAGGCAAGTCCTAATATTTTGTATGTTGACGACTTGATAGAACAAAAAAATATCTATGCAAATGCTTCTATTTACCAGATTATTGGCTATACAGTTGAGGAAATTCAGGCAATGGGGCCGTGGATGATGTCAACTTTAATGCACCCGGAAGATGCGCTCAAAATGCCTGATTATTTACAGCAAGTCGCCACGGGTATAGAAGGGGATATCTTTGAAATTGAATACCGCGTCCGGCACAGGGATGGTTCTTGGCGCTGGATTGTCAGCCGAGATACTGTGTTTGCCAAAACCGCAGACGGCAAGTTAAAACAAATTCTCGGCACGGGAACTGATATTACTGAAAGCAAGCAAGCAGAAGATGAAATTAAGCTGTTGTTGGCCGCAAGTCAAGCAATTAGTCAGTCGGCAGATTTTCACAGCGCCCTCCCTGAAATCCTGCGGTTGCTGTGCAATGCGATCGGCTGGAATTTTGGGGAAGCTTGGATACCTGCTGCTAACGGTACTGTTTTGGAACACAGCAAAACTTGGTACGCTAGCGATCGCGATTTAGATAGCTTTGGCCGCAAAAGTAACAAAATTCGACTCGCTCCTGGCTTGGGAGTGCCGGGACGGATTTGGTCAACCCGAAAGATAGAATGGGTTGAAGATGTTTGTGAAGTCAATAACTCATTTTTTGCCCGATCGCAAATCGCGGCAGCAGTCGGATTGAAAGCTTGTTTTGGAGTGCCAATCCGCGCTAATTCTCAGGTGCTGGCAGTTTTACTATTCTGCAAGCGCGAGCGATCGATTATGGAGCCGCGTATAGTAGAATTGGTCAAGGCGGTAGCGACTCAGTTGGGTTCTCACATTCAACGCAAACAAGCTGAAGAAGAATTGCGCCAAAGTGAAGAACGCTGGCAGTTAGTTCTTAAAGGCAATCAAGACGGAATTTGGGATCTGAATCTTCAAACAAATGAAGCTTTTAGATCGGCCCGCTGGCAAGAAATTATCGGTTACGCAGAGGGTGAAATCGACCGCAGCAACAGTGAATGGATCGATCGCATTCATCCAGACGATCGCGATCGAGTGCAAGCCACAATCCAAGATTATCTCGATCGCCAAGCCCCCAATTACGCAGCCGAATACCGCTTGCAGTGCAAAGACGGCAGCTACAAGTGGGTGCTCGCCCGCGCTCAAGCAGTCTGGGATGAAGCCGGAAACCCGCTGCGGATGGTGGGTTCGATGACGGATATCAGCGATCGCAAAGCAGCAGAATTAGCTTTGCTGCGGGTCACTCAAGCCGTGGAAAGTACCAGCGATGCGATCGCGATCGCTGACTTGAAAGGGCGGTCTATTTACCACAATCAAGCCTTTATTCAGCGTTACGGCTACACGGTGGAAGAACTCAACGAACTCAGGGATAGTGCCGCCCTTTACGTCCGACCTAAAACTTACAAACACATCTACAAAAACATTCGCAAAGGTCGCTCTTGGTGCGGTGAGGTTGCGCTGCGTACTAAGAGCGCCGAAGCTGTTACTGCTCTGGTGCGAGCCGACACCATTAAAGATAAAAATAGCCATTCGATCGGCTTGATTGCAGTAATTACTGATATTACAAAACGCAAAGAATCGGAAGCACTTTTGCGCCATCAATTAAAGCGGGAACAGTTGGCATTAGTCATGCTAGAACGCATTCGCTCTTCTCTGAATCTCGAAGAAATTCTCACTAATGCAGTCAAAGAAGTACGACAGTTTTTGCAAGTAGACCGGACAGTTATTTACCAATTCAAACCGGATTGGAGCGGGTTTATCGCAGTCGAGTCGGTTGATAATAATTCCCGTTCAATTATTGGAATGGAAATTTACGATCCTTGTTTTGGGGAAGCCTACGTTCCTCTTTATCAAGATGGCAGAATTAGAGCCACAGAAGATGTTTACAATGCTGGTATCGCCGACTGTTACTTGAGTTTGTTGGCTCAGCTCGAAGTCAGAGCGAGTCTGGTAGTGCCGATTTTGCAAGGCGAAAAATTGTGGGGGCTGTTAATTGCCCACCACTGCACGGCTGCGCGTCCCTGGCAAAAAATTGAGGCAGATTGCTTGAAACAATTGGGGGTGCAGTTGGCGATCGCCATTCAGCAATCGACGCTGTTTGAACAAGCACAAACCGAAATCTCTGAACGCAAACTAGCAGAAGCTGCCCTGCAATCAGCCGTATTAGCTGCCGAATCGGCTAGCCGCGCTAAAAGCGACTTTCTCGCCAACATGAGCCACGAGTTGCGGACGCCTTTGAACGGTATTATGGGATACATTCAACTGCTGAAATCCGATCGCAATTTAACACCCGAACAACAGGAGAGCTTGCACAGCGCTCACCAGTGCTGCAACCACTTACTGACGCTCATTAACGACGTTTTAGACCTAGCAAAAATTGAAGCTAGTAAAATGGAACTGTCTGTCACAGAAGTGGATTTACCGAGTTTGGTAAAAGGTACTGTTGATTTGTTTCAAATGCGATCGGATCAAAAAGGGATTCGGTTTAATTACGAGGCGCTATCTGAGATCCCAAGCTGCGTGTTGGTTGATGAAAAAAGGCTGCGACAAGTTTTGATGAATTTGGTGGGTAATGCGGTTAAGTTTACTAAGAGCGGCGCCGTGACATTTAAAGTCGGTTATGTCGAGAATTTTGCTAAAAATTTAACTGCAACAAACTCGATAAATTCCAGTTTGACGCCCCCGGTGGCTGACAGGAGGATAAATTTGAGGCTGAATCCACCAGCGGAACATCAGCCGATCGCCCCAGCAGCAACAGCCGACTCCACAGCCCCAAATCAACAGCAATTACCAATTGCTAAAATTCGCTTTCAAGTCGAAGATACCGGTATTGGCATCGGAGACAATAAATTAGAAGAAATATTTTTGCCTTTTCATCAAGTGGGCGATCGTCACAATTTCGTCGAAGGTACCGGACTGGGACTTTCCATCAGCCAAAAATTAGTCACCATGATGGGGAGCCAAATTCGGGTGCAAAGTACCCCCGGCCAAGGCAGCACATTTTGGTTGGATCTAGACTTACCCGCAGTCGCCCAGTCTTCCGAAATCCGCTCCGCACCTGAAAAACGCCGGCTTGTCGGTTTTAGCGGCGGCCAGCGCAAAGTGCTGATCGTGGACGATCACGAAGTAAATCGCGCTATGCTGCACAGGCTGCTTTCTCGTTTGGGCTTTGAAATTGCACAAGCCACCGACGGCGAAGACTGCTTGCACAAAGCACAGGAATTTGTACCGGATCTAATTTTAATGGATTTGCTGATGCCCGTAATGGACGGTTGGGAAGCTACCCGGCGGCTGCGACAGTTGCCGAAATTAAAAGATGCGGTTATCCTTGCTTTGTCCGCTAGTGTTTACGAGACTACCAAGCAAGAGAGCATACTTGCAGGTTGTGATGATTTTCTTACTAAGCCGATTCAAACTAACGAGCTTTTAGAATTATTGCGCCTGCATTTGAGACTAGAATGGATTTACGAAGACCCAGCGGAAACCAAAAAACGAAAACCTCAAACTCCCAAAGCATCATCCGACATTGCTGCTGCTGACTCAACGATGGTATCTCCTGCCTCAGAGTCGGTCTTAGCGCTGTTAAGACTCGCTGCAATGGGCGATATAGAAGCTATTCTGGAGGAAACAGCTAAACTCGAACATTCTGACCCCACATTAGTGCCTTTCGTCCATCACTTGCGCCAACTTGCTAAAACATTTCAGCTCAAGCAAATTCGAGATTTTTTGAAGCAACACTTGTCCTAA
- a CDS encoding hybrid sensor histidine kinase/response regulator — MFPLNMNDKNSERSIILIVDDNQTNLDVLFELLRNYGFKVLVALDGESAIEQIEYIHPDLILLDIMMPGIDGFETCLRLKANPSTRDIPIVFMSALSETLDKVKGFQTGAVDYITKPFQHEEVLSRIQTHLTIRTLQKKLEEKNLELAHLNHNLERLVEQKTKQLIDQEKTAIIGRLTQGMVHNLKSPLQVIQTSVDLIETQATKIQEESLFNYTKYISQAVTKINQIMDTLMMKSRKEQNQDLQAVNINDLVQREIQLLEGNLYFRNKIRKKYFYDEQIESIPLIYSYISQVFYNLINNAMDAMWERKSRELTIVTRQDESSIYMDIADTGCGIAPENFSKLFDPFYTSKPPKGEEKIEGEPTGTGLGLYTCIELLKPFDGEIAISSNVGQGSVFTVVLPKQQKSRSA, encoded by the coding sequence ATGTTTCCCTTGAATATGAACGATAAAAATTCCGAAAGAAGCATCATACTAATTGTTGATGACAACCAAACCAATCTCGACGTACTTTTCGAGCTGTTAAGAAATTACGGCTTTAAAGTATTAGTCGCTCTCGACGGCGAAAGTGCGATCGAGCAAATTGAATACATCCATCCAGACTTGATACTTTTGGACATCATGATGCCAGGAATTGACGGTTTTGAAACTTGCCTGCGTTTGAAAGCAAACCCGTCAACCCGAGACATTCCGATCGTATTCATGAGCGCTCTTTCCGAGACGCTGGATAAAGTAAAAGGCTTTCAGACAGGAGCCGTTGACTACATCACTAAGCCATTCCAGCACGAAGAAGTGTTGAGCCGCATTCAAACTCACCTGACAATCCGCACGTTGCAAAAAAAACTCGAAGAAAAAAACCTGGAACTTGCCCACCTCAACCACAACCTGGAAAGACTTGTCGAACAAAAAACCAAGCAATTGATCGACCAGGAAAAAACAGCCATCATCGGACGTTTGACCCAGGGAATGGTTCACAACCTCAAAAGTCCGCTGCAAGTGATTCAGACTAGCGTCGATTTGATTGAAACACAAGCCACAAAAATTCAAGAAGAATCGCTGTTTAATTATACTAAATATATTTCTCAAGCAGTCACAAAAATCAATCAGATCATGGATACTCTGATGATGAAAAGCAGAAAAGAGCAAAACCAAGATTTGCAGGCTGTGAATATCAACGATTTAGTACAGCGCGAAATTCAGTTATTGGAAGGCAATCTTTATTTTAGAAACAAAATTAGAAAAAAATATTTTTATGATGAGCAAATTGAGAGCATTCCCTTAATTTATTCCTATATTTCTCAAGTATTTTATAATTTAATCAATAATGCAATGGATGCGATGTGGGAAAGAAAAAGCCGGGAACTAACTATCGTAACTCGGCAAGACGAATCGAGCATATACATGGATATTGCAGATACGGGCTGCGGCATAGCACCTGAAAATTTCTCAAAACTTTTTGACCCTTTTTACACCTCAAAGCCACCTAAAGGCGAGGAAAAAATCGAAGGTGAACCGACAGGAACAGGCCTCGGACTTTATACTTGCATTGAACTTTTAAAACCTTTTGACGGCGAAATTGCCATTAGCAGCAATGTCGGACAAGGTAGTGTATTTACAGTTGTGCTTCCCAAACAGCAGAAAAGTCGATCGGCTTAA